A single genomic interval of Shewanella psychropiezotolerans harbors:
- a CDS encoding terminase small subunit, producing MARITAKEVEPVLLNKSDLCKSLGISTTAFDKWAVPIHSKRGRERLYTVADVVANRVGNERKKQQSSLDDFDPEKPNIDYERYRLTKAQADGQELKNEKDRKEVVEVLFSTFFLSKIAAQIAPILDQIPLQIKRKFPDTPRR from the coding sequence ATGGCTCGTATTACTGCAAAAGAGGTTGAGCCTGTATTACTCAATAAATCTGACTTGTGTAAAAGCCTGGGGATCAGCACCACCGCTTTCGATAAATGGGCGGTACCTATTCATAGTAAAAGGGGCCGTGAGCGTCTATATACAGTAGCCGATGTGGTTGCTAACCGAGTCGGTAATGAGCGTAAAAAACAACAGTCATCCCTTGATGACTTCGACCCAGAAAAGCCCAATATTGACTATGAACGATATCGGCTTACCAAGGCGCAAGCCGATGGCCAAGAGCTGAAAAATGAAAAAGATCGTAAAGAGGTGGTAGAGGTTTTGTTCTCTACCTTTTTTCTGTCAAAAATTGCTGCTCAGATTGCACCGATACTCGATCAAATTCCCTTGCAGATAAAACGTAAATTTCCCGATACCCCGAGAAGATGA
- a CDS encoding phage portal protein, with protein MSWINNAISHISPRWALNREAAQQSFDAIKGYEAAKSSRTHKAKKEGRGANQAVFAAGKSLREQARWLDENHDLSIGILDRMEERVVGAQGIVVEPQPRDLEGNILDDFANELQRRFGNWSLKPDVTGRYSRPELERLALRTALRDGEVFGQHVLGKVPKLIHPNEQGTPYSIEALEPDFIPYELNDIAKRIRQGFEVNGWGQVVNYHVLLDHPADQKGFRYKTKQVPKAKMLHLGLFKRLHQLRGISLFHGIMTRLADIKDYEESERVAARISAALAFVIKRGSPDLFNPEGEKTQDIKFGPGMTTTLAPGEDIDTLESNRPNVHLVDFRNGQMKAAAAGTSGSYSSIARDYKGSYSSQRQELVEQDESNRIMQQWFCAGWSRPVYRNWLKMEQLNKVDPLILPVDLDINTLFDGVYYGPTMPWIDPRKEAEGWEMMIAGNAATEAEWARARGRNPAEVKRQRKREVEYNRDNNMVTANDPDPSLGEPNSETNNTSNSNARGNADKRNANRAARHGQQGD; from the coding sequence ATGAGCTGGATAAATAATGCTATTTCTCATATCTCGCCAAGGTGGGCATTAAATAGAGAAGCTGCACAACAAAGCTTTGATGCGATAAAAGGCTATGAAGCTGCAAAGTCTAGTCGAACTCACAAGGCTAAAAAAGAGGGAAGAGGGGCTAACCAAGCTGTATTTGCTGCAGGTAAAAGCTTGCGTGAGCAGGCTCGCTGGTTAGATGAGAATCATGATCTCAGCATCGGTATTCTTGATCGAATGGAGGAGCGAGTTGTGGGGGCTCAAGGAATAGTCGTAGAGCCTCAGCCTCGTGATCTTGAAGGGAATATTCTTGATGACTTTGCTAATGAATTGCAACGCCGTTTCGGTAACTGGTCTCTAAAACCAGATGTTACAGGTCGTTATTCTCGACCCGAACTTGAGCGTTTAGCGTTGCGCACAGCATTACGAGATGGGGAGGTATTTGGTCAGCATGTACTTGGTAAAGTCCCTAAGCTCATTCATCCCAACGAGCAGGGAACGCCTTACTCTATAGAAGCGTTAGAGCCTGATTTTATTCCTTATGAACTTAATGATATCGCTAAGCGGATCAGACAAGGGTTTGAGGTGAATGGTTGGGGCCAGGTGGTTAATTACCATGTATTGCTCGATCACCCCGCAGATCAGAAAGGCTTTCGTTATAAAACGAAGCAAGTCCCTAAAGCTAAGATGTTGCACCTTGGTTTGTTTAAGCGTCTGCACCAGCTACGTGGCATTAGCTTGTTTCACGGCATTATGACTCGCCTGGCAGATATCAAAGACTATGAAGAGTCGGAGCGGGTTGCGGCGCGGATCTCGGCGGCATTAGCCTTTGTTATCAAGCGTGGGTCCCCTGATCTGTTTAATCCTGAGGGAGAAAAGACCCAAGATATAAAATTTGGTCCGGGCATGACTACAACTCTGGCACCAGGTGAAGACATCGACACTCTCGAGTCTAATCGCCCCAATGTTCATCTGGTTGATTTTCGTAATGGTCAGATGAAAGCCGCGGCGGCGGGTACTAGTGGTAGTTATTCCTCTATTGCCCGGGATTATAAGGGAAGTTATTCCAGTCAGCGCCAAGAGCTAGTAGAGCAAGACGAATCAAACCGCATCATGCAGCAATGGTTTTGTGCCGGGTGGTCCAGACCTGTTTATCGAAACTGGCTCAAGATGGAGCAGCTAAATAAAGTTGACCCACTAATTCTGCCTGTAGACCTCGATATCAACACCCTTTTTGATGGTGTTTATTACGGCCCAACTATGCCTTGGATAGACCCTAGGAAAGAGGCTGAGGGGTGGGAAATGATGATAGCCGGTAATGCGGCAACCGAGGCCGAGTGGGCACGAGCCCGGGGCCGAAATCCTGCGGAAGTGAAACGCCAGCGTAAACGCGAGGTGGAGTATAACCGCGACAACAACATGGTGACAGCCAACGACCCTGATCCTTCACTTGGAGAACCTAACAGTGAAACAAACAATACTAGCAACAGCAATGCTCGCGGCAATGCCGACAAGCGCAATGCTAACCGCGCCGCAAGGCATGGCCAGCAAGGCGATTAA
- a CDS encoding phage terminase large subunit family protein, giving the protein MSISPAQIKSLKAAISAGLRSFYRPPLLTCSEYADQHFYMSSESSYSEGRWTSLPFQVGILNAMGNDQITTLNFMKSARVGYTKMLMANTAYKIEHKKRNSVIYQPTDGLAKKFMKAHVESAIRDIPIWRKLAPWLGKKHRDSTLDTKFFTNGKTLHVRGGTAAANYREISVDECIYDELAAFLADIEKEGNATTLGDTRFELSAFPKSIRGSTPKVLGECQIEKACSESPYHFRFMLPCPHCDERQSLKFGGKTEPFGIKWPIGKPESAYYCCEHNGCVIENASLMAMQEHADAMWICEKTGLKTKDFLSFFDTDGIECATPDNIAVYIWSAYNPLTTWAKLVKDFLKCRGDQEKLKTFVNTKLGEPWDADNGERLEWEDLSRRREMYPENKVPDWVVYLTVGVDTQDDRYEGRIWGWGPGKECCLVDRFILYGDPASQVLLDKVTERLQQSYIRADGVRLELGLVGWDSGGHYTDTVYAMSKKLGPMRVIPIKGANVYGKPIANFPRKRNNKGVYLTEVGTDNAKELIMSMLRIAPDQYVRKPGAIHLPLNESICDDVELQQLTAERKIAVRRNGRTVYRWDAGGRRNEALDCLVYALAALYIAMERFGIDLDKMAKDNIAATNDTDDEQSVQFESEKPHSESRSTQTNNWLGDTGTGGWL; this is encoded by the coding sequence ATGAGTATCTCGCCAGCACAGATTAAGAGTCTGAAAGCGGCGATATCGGCTGGGCTACGTTCATTCTATAGGCCACCATTACTCACTTGCAGTGAATATGCTGATCAGCATTTTTATATGTCATCTGAGAGCAGTTACTCAGAAGGTCGCTGGACTTCATTACCGTTTCAGGTTGGCATTCTCAATGCCATGGGGAACGACCAGATCACCACGCTGAATTTCATGAAATCGGCGCGGGTGGGCTATACCAAGATGCTTATGGCCAACACGGCCTACAAGATCGAACACAAGAAACGAAACTCAGTGATCTATCAGCCAACCGATGGTTTGGCTAAAAAGTTTATGAAGGCTCATGTTGAGTCTGCAATCAGAGATATTCCTATTTGGCGCAAGTTGGCTCCTTGGTTGGGTAAGAAACACCGTGACAGCACTTTAGACACCAAGTTCTTTACCAATGGTAAAACCTTACATGTTCGTGGTGGTACTGCAGCTGCAAACTATCGTGAAATCTCAGTTGATGAATGTATCTATGATGAGCTCGCCGCTTTTCTTGCTGATATCGAAAAAGAAGGTAATGCCACCACTTTAGGTGACACTCGTTTTGAGTTGTCGGCATTTCCAAAATCTATTCGGGGCTCAACCCCTAAGGTATTGGGCGAATGTCAGATAGAGAAAGCCTGCAGTGAAAGCCCTTATCACTTTCGATTTATGTTGCCTTGCCCACATTGTGACGAACGCCAGAGTTTGAAGTTTGGCGGTAAAACAGAGCCATTTGGGATTAAGTGGCCTATAGGTAAGCCTGAATCTGCTTATTACTGCTGTGAGCATAATGGCTGCGTAATAGAAAACGCATCACTAATGGCAATGCAAGAGCATGCTGATGCGATGTGGATATGTGAAAAAACAGGGCTTAAGACAAAAGACTTTCTTAGCTTCTTTGATACTGACGGCATTGAATGTGCCACCCCAGATAATATCGCTGTTTATATCTGGTCTGCCTATAACCCGCTAACGACCTGGGCGAAATTGGTTAAAGACTTTCTTAAGTGTCGAGGTGATCAAGAAAAACTAAAGACTTTCGTGAATACGAAACTGGGTGAGCCTTGGGATGCTGACAATGGTGAGCGTTTAGAGTGGGAAGATTTATCTCGGCGCCGGGAAATGTACCCTGAAAACAAAGTCCCTGATTGGGTGGTGTATCTCACTGTCGGTGTGGATACCCAAGATGATCGTTATGAAGGTCGCATCTGGGGATGGGGACCCGGTAAAGAGTGTTGTTTAGTCGATAGATTTATTCTCTATGGGGATCCCGCTAGCCAAGTATTGCTGGATAAAGTCACTGAACGTTTGCAGCAAAGCTATATTCGCGCTGATGGTGTGCGTTTAGAACTGGGGCTCGTTGGTTGGGACAGTGGCGGTCATTATACCGATACTGTTTATGCCATGAGTAAAAAGCTTGGTCCTATGCGGGTCATACCCATCAAGGGGGCCAACGTCTATGGCAAGCCAATCGCTAATTTTCCTCGCAAGAGAAATAACAAGGGCGTCTATCTGACAGAAGTCGGTACCGACAACGCCAAAGAGCTGATTATGTCGATGCTTCGTATCGCGCCCGATCAGTACGTTCGTAAACCCGGGGCTATTCATCTGCCTCTCAATGAATCCATTTGTGATGATGTTGAACTGCAGCAGCTTACTGCTGAGCGAAAAATAGCGGTTCGCAGGAATGGACGCACGGTTTATCGCTGGGATGCTGGTGGCAGGCGCAACGAAGCACTTGATTGTTTGGTTTATGCCTTAGCAGCTCTATATATCGCCATGGAACGCTTCGGCATCGATTTAGACAAAATGGCCAAAGATAATATTGCCGCAACCAACGATACCGATGATGAACAAAGCGTTCAATTCGAGTCGGAAAAACCCCATTCAGAATCACGTTCAACTCAAACCAATAACTGGCTGGGTGATACAGGCACAGGAGGCTGGCTATGA
- a CDS encoding tape measure protein, with the protein MSFKDQVVNLIIKGKDLFSSEANKSEKALADLAQQSEILNERLHELEDLQGAVGAMDDLTRAISKGEKAYTDNSLALDKLVKEQKQAITAVKLLDGAHKEASAQTEKTEQEYQQAKTQLAQYEQQLENTRAQVDKLTAQQQKGSQASKEQAAALNKASVDLKQLEQAQSTTEASAKALSIALDKQRHELDAIGTSADEAGRKKAEYTLKVKNARSELNKLATSLGKNKTELEQQTNKLTKAGYSMDKLADASKELKQQQVAAKTAISGVNKQLSRHDKLLTESKKSARDFGGSIGSATQSLLAMAGAYIGIDRLWESLKGILTTGDDARAFTVQMSAMMGSIAQGEQATAWIKEFANKTGTRLESVRTAFTSLKTFGIDPMNGALQSMVDYNARLGGSQEKLEGIILAVGQAWAKQKLQGEEILQLVERGVPVWDLLEKVTGKNTIQLQKLSASGQLGRETLAALFNEMGKQANGQASKSLDRLAGQVNLISNKFEEFKRIIADSGVYQVAVDFIKDLNEQFDRLNQDGKIKAAAEDISQFFSSILRDGGSSLKGMLDNITAFAEALNVISGSLKLVWNSISAGIVSVAAVATKSWALMTEGFAIFVESLGGEESAAKIRKASELLNALSAGYLKQLEQDSQDIKTAWAQVTNTVESDTTAAYQKIASEAVKSTTTQVSEAEKVVAAGNKQIETLTAQELAAKQAYTELVDGAQKGGEASYLFMEAQNDLGRVTLELSVAQQGQIKNQQQLELAIIKATAATKAELLVQQQLAQQTLVEVRRAFIQGTASVEKYGTAQKSLELITAKLAATQKKQTQLQQLQAASAKELEDIMVKAGITTVKTLRDQEQAARITYQVIKKGAKEGAVSTYELNQAFLKYAEAAVQAAAASDKQVDASVRQQAAALGLTGDLELVIAQYQRLNEVQKGLGKQTGNTKDKVETDSKGIGTTISNTMNTVTKSAEKAGYALVSIAQAFTNHLQSVTADIAELSEGATVYFKNILYHQNKLVDDSSELEKVRAEYRSLSVELGNIQNDFAAFIDFTGIRSFAIETVIASKKTKLAYYEQRMELLRLTEALDGVGGANVELVRKAEMASRSLSLVNDQDMSLLTSAIDKAKDKMDELRGSAKDTLSSLKDELDGLEGDNAAIEKRAYERQLAELNEQLIKARRTGDENLIAQLEESERILKRIHSMKMAEFKAQKEADKASRQQNDTEQVKPTPASVKPSPAATKYIAPVPTPTPQPLPSSLDETVLVLQIGSKRFNTQTSKSILAELMAEMTRQQQVGG; encoded by the coding sequence ATGAGTTTTAAAGATCAAGTCGTCAACCTGATCATCAAAGGTAAAGACCTTTTCTCATCAGAAGCCAATAAGTCTGAAAAGGCATTGGCTGATCTGGCTCAGCAAAGTGAAATTTTAAATGAACGTTTGCATGAGCTTGAAGATCTGCAAGGTGCCGTAGGCGCGATGGATGATCTGACTCGCGCTATCAGTAAAGGTGAAAAAGCCTATACCGATAATAGCCTTGCCCTAGATAAGTTGGTCAAGGAACAAAAACAAGCCATTACCGCTGTTAAGCTGCTTGATGGTGCGCATAAAGAGGCATCAGCCCAAACTGAGAAAACCGAGCAAGAATATCAACAAGCCAAAACACAGCTAGCCCAGTATGAACAGCAGTTAGAAAATACTCGTGCTCAAGTTGATAAGCTTACAGCACAACAACAAAAGGGCAGTCAGGCCAGTAAGGAACAAGCCGCTGCGCTCAATAAAGCCAGCGTTGATCTTAAGCAATTAGAGCAAGCACAATCGACTACAGAAGCCAGCGCCAAAGCTCTGAGTATAGCCCTCGACAAGCAGCGTCATGAACTCGATGCCATTGGTACCAGTGCCGATGAGGCTGGACGTAAGAAAGCCGAGTATACCCTTAAGGTTAAGAACGCAAGATCTGAGCTTAACAAGTTAGCGACCAGCTTAGGTAAGAATAAGACTGAGCTAGAGCAGCAAACCAATAAACTGACTAAAGCCGGTTACTCAATGGATAAGCTGGCCGATGCCAGCAAAGAGTTAAAGCAACAACAAGTTGCAGCAAAGACCGCGATAAGTGGTGTAAATAAACAACTTTCTCGCCATGATAAATTACTTACAGAGTCGAAAAAATCAGCCCGTGATTTTGGTGGTTCTATCGGCTCGGCTACACAAAGTCTACTTGCTATGGCTGGTGCCTATATTGGTATTGATAGATTGTGGGAAAGTTTGAAAGGGATCTTGACTACAGGTGATGATGCCAGGGCTTTTACTGTACAAATGTCTGCCATGATGGGGTCAATTGCACAAGGAGAGCAAGCGACTGCCTGGATAAAAGAGTTTGCCAATAAAACCGGTACACGTCTTGAGAGCGTAAGGACTGCTTTTACTTCTTTGAAAACTTTTGGTATCGACCCCATGAACGGTGCATTGCAATCCATGGTCGATTACAACGCTAGGCTTGGCGGGAGTCAGGAGAAGTTAGAGGGGATTATTCTTGCGGTCGGTCAAGCATGGGCTAAACAAAAACTGCAGGGTGAAGAGATCTTGCAGCTGGTAGAACGGGGTGTACCTGTTTGGGATCTGCTTGAGAAGGTCACTGGTAAAAATACAATTCAGCTTCAAAAATTATCAGCAAGTGGCCAGCTTGGTCGCGAAACCCTTGCCGCCCTTTTTAATGAGATGGGTAAGCAAGCCAACGGTCAAGCATCTAAAAGCCTCGACAGGTTAGCTGGCCAAGTTAATCTGATCTCCAATAAATTTGAAGAGTTCAAACGGATCATTGCTGATTCTGGTGTTTATCAGGTAGCCGTTGATTTCATCAAGGACCTTAATGAACAATTCGACAGATTAAACCAAGATGGAAAAATTAAAGCGGCAGCTGAGGATATTAGTCAGTTTTTCTCATCTATTTTAAGGGATGGTGGCAGCAGCCTAAAGGGGATGCTTGACAACATCACTGCATTTGCAGAAGCACTTAACGTTATTTCAGGTTCATTAAAACTAGTTTGGAATTCAATTAGTGCTGGCATCGTTAGTGTTGCAGCTGTGGCCACTAAAAGTTGGGCCTTGATGACAGAAGGTTTTGCAATATTTGTTGAATCTCTTGGTGGTGAAGAAAGTGCGGCTAAAATTCGTAAAGCCTCTGAGTTACTTAACGCTTTATCTGCCGGTTATTTAAAGCAGTTAGAACAAGACAGTCAAGATATCAAAACTGCTTGGGCACAAGTTACCAACACCGTTGAAAGTGATACTACTGCCGCTTATCAAAAAATAGCTAGCGAAGCAGTAAAGAGCACCACGACTCAGGTGAGTGAGGCCGAAAAGGTTGTTGCTGCAGGTAATAAACAGATTGAAACACTTACTGCACAAGAGCTTGCCGCTAAGCAGGCTTATACTGAGTTGGTTGATGGTGCACAAAAAGGTGGTGAAGCCAGTTATCTGTTCATGGAAGCCCAGAATGATCTCGGTCGAGTCACCCTGGAACTTTCTGTTGCCCAGCAGGGGCAGATTAAAAACCAGCAGCAATTAGAGCTGGCTATTATCAAGGCTACGGCTGCGACTAAGGCAGAATTATTGGTCCAGCAGCAACTCGCACAGCAAACATTAGTTGAGGTGCGCCGAGCATTTATTCAAGGTACAGCTTCAGTTGAGAAATATGGAACTGCACAGAAATCTTTAGAACTTATCACCGCAAAGCTGGCTGCTACTCAGAAAAAACAAACCCAATTACAACAACTGCAGGCCGCTAGTGCAAAAGAACTTGAAGATATCATGGTCAAGGCGGGCATCACGACGGTCAAAACGTTAAGAGATCAAGAACAAGCTGCAAGAATAACCTATCAGGTTATTAAGAAGGGAGCGAAAGAAGGAGCTGTTTCAACTTATGAATTGAATCAGGCTTTTTTGAAATATGCCGAGGCAGCTGTTCAGGCTGCTGCTGCCAGTGATAAGCAAGTTGATGCCTCTGTTCGCCAGCAAGCTGCTGCTTTAGGTTTAACTGGCGACCTTGAACTAGTTATCGCGCAATATCAGCGACTCAATGAAGTTCAAAAAGGCCTTGGGAAACAAACTGGCAATACCAAAGATAAGGTTGAAACGGACTCAAAAGGTATTGGTACCACTATATCTAATACCATGAACACTGTCACCAAAAGTGCAGAGAAAGCTGGGTACGCTTTGGTGTCGATAGCTCAAGCGTTCACTAATCATCTGCAGTCCGTCACTGCAGATATCGCCGAGTTGAGTGAAGGGGCCACGGTTTATTTTAAAAACATACTCTATCACCAGAATAAGTTAGTCGATGATTCATCTGAGCTTGAGAAGGTCAGGGCGGAGTATAGAAGCCTAAGCGTAGAGCTTGGCAACATACAGAATGATTTCGCTGCATTTATTGACTTCACCGGCATTAGATCGTTCGCTATTGAAACCGTGATAGCAAGCAAGAAAACCAAGCTCGCTTATTATGAACAGAGAATGGAATTATTAAGATTAACCGAGGCATTAGATGGAGTAGGCGGCGCCAATGTAGAGTTGGTGCGTAAAGCCGAGATGGCCTCCCGTAGTCTTTCACTGGTTAACGATCAAGATATGAGCTTGCTCACCTCGGCTATCGATAAAGCCAAAGATAAAATGGATGAGTTGCGGGGTAGTGCTAAAGACACTCTTTCATCTCTCAAAGATGAGCTCGATGGTTTAGAGGGCGATAATGCCGCGATTGAGAAGCGTGCGTATGAGCGCCAGCTTGCCGAACTCAATGAGCAGCTAATTAAAGCCAGGCGAACGGGTGATGAAAACCTGATCGCCCAGCTTGAAGAGTCAGAACGGATCCTTAAGCGTATTCATTCAATGAAGATGGCTGAGTTCAAGGCTCAGAAGGAAGCAGACAAGGCCAGTCGCCAGCAGAATGATACCGAGCAGGTTAAACCCACTCCCGCGTCCGTTAAGCCAAGCCCAGCAGCAACAAAATATATCGCCCCGGTACCCACTCCAACCCCTCAACCCTTGCCCTCATCGTTAGACGAAACTGTCTTGGTTTTACAGATAGGTAGTAAGCGGTTTAATACTCAGACATCAAAGAGCATTCTGGCTGAGCTTATGGCTGAAATGACACGCCAACAGCAAGTAGGTGGATAA
- a CDS encoding DUF2190 family protein: MKNQICDGNTIDHTPAADVPSGAPALIGKLVAVALGDVKANNEGTFVTTGVFELPKVQADDIGQGAQIYIKADGNITSTASGNTSAGKAWAAAGNPSDTVWVKINA, from the coding sequence ATGAAGAATCAAATCTGTGATGGTAATACTATTGATCATACTCCCGCTGCCGATGTTCCCAGTGGGGCGCCGGCTTTAATCGGTAAGCTTGTTGCTGTTGCATTAGGTGATGTGAAAGCTAATAACGAAGGAACCTTTGTCACCACCGGTGTATTTGAACTGCCTAAGGTGCAAGCTGACGATATCGGTCAAGGTGCACAAATTTACATTAAGGCCGATGGCAACATTACCTCAACAGCTTCGGGTAATACGTCAGCGGGTAAAGCATGGGCTGCAGCTGGTAACCCGTCAGATACTGTTTGGGTCAAAATTAATGCCTAG
- a CDS encoding phage tail tube protein → MSETVTESYIGSGIMYVDGRDVGNASGVKIDIEQETKSQPNYRGGGGNSAEVTKIKSVKLSATMNDFSNENMALGLRGKVEVVAAGAVDDEPLTAVLDGLCDTTKMIDTSIAPVLKNEAGTTTYDVDVDYIVSAGGIRPLSTGAMTEGQAIKVSYTSKAGNALQALVESGKEVKVVIDGINDATGKPWTLKFYKWKPSPTSSLDLIGDDFGSFDIEGGVLADASIVATGKSKFFVRSAA, encoded by the coding sequence ATGAGTGAAACAGTAACCGAGAGCTACATCGGCTCAGGCATTATGTATGTCGATGGTCGTGATGTCGGTAATGCCAGCGGCGTTAAAATTGATATCGAGCAAGAAACCAAATCTCAACCGAACTATCGCGGTGGCGGCGGGAACTCTGCTGAGGTTACTAAGATTAAGTCGGTGAAGTTATCAGCCACCATGAATGATTTTAGCAATGAAAATATGGCTCTTGGTTTGCGTGGCAAGGTCGAAGTCGTTGCTGCTGGTGCTGTGGATGATGAGCCATTGACTGCCGTTCTGGATGGCCTTTGTGATACTACAAAGATGATCGACACAAGTATTGCGCCTGTGCTGAAGAATGAGGCTGGCACCACCACTTATGATGTCGATGTTGACTACATTGTTAGCGCTGGTGGTATTCGACCTTTAAGCACCGGTGCTATGACTGAAGGGCAAGCCATTAAGGTGAGCTATACCTCAAAAGCAGGCAACGCCTTACAAGCGCTGGTTGAATCAGGCAAAGAGGTGAAAGTGGTTATTGACGGTATTAACGATGCCACGGGTAAACCTTGGACCTTAAAATTCTACAAGTGGAAGCCAAGCCCAACTTCTTCACTTGATCTGATTGGTGATGATTTTGGTTCATTCGACATTGAGGGCGGCGTGCTGGCCGATGCTTCTATTGTTGCAACCGGTAAGTCGAAATTCTTTGTTCGAAGTGCCGCCTAA
- a CDS encoding ClpP-like prohead protease/major capsid protein fusion protein yields the protein MKQTILATAMLAAMPTSAMLTAPQGMASKAINDQSVPDKNWYQLKAQNGHVELMIYDEIGGWGITAKQFAQDLQALGKVSSITARIHSPGGDVFEGMAIYNIIKGHPAQKVCYIDGLAASMASVVAMAFDEVIMPENAMMMVHKPWGGTLGDADDMRKYADLLDKVESNLIGAYAQKTGLSDDDLHSLLASETWLTGSEAVEKGFADTLTDPLQMAASLSSKRLKDFTNMPEALKNLFAPQGNNPGATNTPTPATPALNQPSQADISAAAATMNKERIDGINAAFASFPQFGELKNTCIADATIDASGAKDKILAALGQNTDPAAPQPQSVIIHSGNGNLVGDSISAHLMARAGQVKAEKDNGYSSYNLKELARASLADRGIGIAGLNQMQMVGLAFTHSSSDFGNILLDVANKSVLQGWEMAQETFERFTKKGQLGDFKVSKRVGLEEFGSLRQVREGAEYKYITLGDKGADIALATYGEIFSITRQCIINDDMDMLTSIPMKMGMAAKGTIGDLVFAILTGNPKMADGKTLFHAEHGNLGGGAPSVEVLGVLAELMESQTTGGKNPRALNIMPEFVLCPPNLKRTLTQIIKSSSVKGADTNAGIANPMQDFAEVISEARLKASSDKAYYLAAGQGRDTIEVAYLDGIDTPYIEQQDGFSIDGVATKVRIDAGVAPLDHRGLVKSTGV from the coding sequence GTGAAACAAACAATACTAGCAACAGCAATGCTCGCGGCAATGCCGACAAGCGCAATGCTAACCGCGCCGCAAGGCATGGCCAGCAAGGCGATTAATGATCAGTCGGTCCCTGATAAAAACTGGTATCAGTTAAAAGCCCAAAATGGTCATGTTGAGTTGATGATCTACGACGAGATTGGTGGATGGGGTATTACCGCTAAGCAGTTTGCCCAAGATCTGCAGGCTCTAGGCAAAGTGAGCTCAATCACTGCCAGAATCCATAGTCCGGGTGGCGATGTATTTGAAGGCATGGCGATTTACAACATCATCAAGGGTCATCCGGCGCAAAAGGTATGCTATATCGATGGGCTTGCTGCCTCTATGGCATCAGTTGTCGCCATGGCATTCGATGAGGTCATCATGCCAGAGAACGCCATGATGATGGTGCATAAACCTTGGGGTGGCACCTTAGGTGATGCCGACGATATGCGCAAATATGCCGATCTGCTCGATAAGGTCGAAAGCAACCTGATTGGAGCCTATGCGCAAAAAACAGGGCTCAGCGATGATGATCTCCATAGCTTACTCGCCAGTGAAACTTGGCTCACTGGTAGCGAGGCTGTTGAAAAAGGCTTTGCAGACACATTAACCGATCCGCTGCAGATGGCAGCATCACTAAGTTCGAAACGACTGAAGGATTTTACCAATATGCCAGAAGCTCTAAAAAACCTGTTTGCACCACAGGGTAATAATCCAGGTGCTACCAATACGCCAACTCCCGCGACCCCTGCACTAAATCAACCCTCACAAGCTGATATCTCTGCCGCTGCGGCAACGATGAATAAAGAGCGAATTGACGGAATTAATGCGGCGTTTGCTTCGTTTCCTCAGTTTGGAGAATTAAAGAATACCTGTATTGCCGATGCGACAATAGATGCTTCAGGTGCTAAAGACAAAATTTTAGCTGCTCTTGGCCAAAATACAGATCCAGCAGCGCCCCAGCCTCAAAGTGTGATTATTCATTCTGGTAACGGCAATTTAGTGGGGGACTCTATCAGTGCGCATTTGATGGCGCGTGCTGGCCAGGTTAAAGCTGAAAAAGATAATGGTTACTCAAGCTATAACTTGAAAGAGTTAGCCCGTGCTTCTCTTGCCGATCGTGGTATTGGCATTGCGGGGCTCAACCAGATGCAGATGGTAGGCCTGGCGTTTACTCACAGCTCATCGGATTTTGGCAACATCTTACTTGATGTCGCCAATAAATCGGTGCTACAAGGCTGGGAAATGGCCCAAGAAACCTTTGAGCGCTTCACTAAAAAAGGCCAACTTGGAGACTTTAAAGTTTCCAAGCGTGTGGGCTTAGAAGAGTTCGGCAGTTTGCGCCAAGTACGTGAAGGGGCTGAATATAAGTACATCACTTTAGGTGATAAAGGTGCCGATATTGCGCTGGCCACTTATGGTGAAATTTTCTCTATCACTCGTCAGTGCATCATCAATGATGATATGGATATGCTCACATCAATCCCTATGAAAATGGGGATGGCAGCAAAAGGCACTATCGGTGATCTGGTGTTTGCAATCTTAACCGGTAACCCCAAAATGGCCGATGGTAAAACGCTGTTTCATGCCGAACATGGCAACTTGGGCGGCGGTGCGCCAAGTGTCGAAGTGCTAGGTGTGCTGGCTGAGCTAATGGAGAGCCAAACTACAGGCGGTAAGAACCCGCGCGCGCTTAACATCATGCCAGAATTTGTGCTGTGTCCTCCTAACCTTAAGCGTACCTTGACCCAGATCATCAAGTCTAGTTCGGTTAAAGGTGCCGATACCAATGCGGGCATTGCTAACCCAATGCAAGATTTTGCCGAAGTGATCTCCGAGGCGCGTCTTAAAGCTTCAAGCGACAAGGCATACTACCTTGCAGCAGGTCAAGGTCGTGACACTATCGAAGTCGCTTACCTAGACGGTATCGACACGCCCTATATTGAGCAGCAAGACGGTTTTAGCATCGATGGTGTCGCCACTAAAGTTCGAATCGATGCAGGTGTTGCGCCACTCGATCATCGAGGACTCGTTAAATCTACAGGTGTTTAA